GACCTGGCTACGACGCGCGTCCGAGGCCTCCTGCTCGGCGGCCTCCTGCGCGGCGGCCAGCAGCCGTGAGCGCAGGATACGCATGGCCGACTCCTTGTTCTGGAGCTGGCTCTTCTCGTTCTGGCAGGAGGCCACGATACCGGTCGGCAGGTGGGTGATCCGGACGGCCGAGTCGGTGGTGTTGACGGACTGGCCGCCGGGGCCCGACGAGCGGTACACGTCGATCCGCAGGTCGTTGGCGTGGACCTCGACCTCGACCTCCTCGGCCTCAGGGGTGACCAGCACGCCCGCCGCCGAGGTGTGGATCCGGCCCTGGGACTCGGTGGCCGGCACGCGCTGCACACGGTGCACGCCGCCCTCGTACTTCAGACGGGCCCAGACGCCCTGGCCGGGCTCGATGGTGCCCTTGGTCTTCACGGCCACCGAGACGTCCTTGTAGCCGCCGAGGTCGGACTCGTTGGAGTCGATGATCTCGGTCTTCCAGCCGGTCCGCTCCGCGAAGCGCAGGTACATCCGCAGCAGGTCGCCGGCGAACAGCGCGGACTCCTCGCCGCCCTCACCCGCCTTGATCTCCAGGATCACGTCCTTCTCGTCGCTCGGGTCCCGGGGGACGAGAAGCAGGCGCAGGTCCTCGGTCAGCTCCGCCTGGCGGGCCTCCGCGGACTTGATCTCGGCGATGAAGTCAGGGTCCTCGGCGGCGAACTCGCGGGCCGCCTCGATGTCCTCGCCGGCCTGGCGCCAGGCGCGGTAGGTGGCGGTGATCGGGGTGAGCTCGGCGTAGCGCTTGGCGAGCTTGCGGGCGTTCGCCTGGTCCGCGTGGACGGACGGGTCGGCCAGCCGCTCCTCGAGGGCGGCGTGCTCGACGAGGAGCTCTTCGACTGCCTCGAACATGGGATGGCCTACTTCCGGATCGGTCTGCGGTGGCTGCGTTGCGCGGGCGGTGCTGCGGTGCGGCAGTGCGTCGGTGGGACGCGAACGGCGCCGGTCCCGGTGCCCCCGTGCTGGACGGGGGCACCGGAGACCGGCGCCGTGGGAGCGCTAGGCCGTCTTGCCGCTGTGGCCCTTGCCGAAGCGGGCCTCGAAGCGGGCGACGCGGCCACCGGTGTCCATGATCTTCTGCTTGCCGGTGTAGAACGGGTGGCACTGCGAGCAGACCTCGGCGCGAATGACGCCACTGGTCTCGGTCGAGCGGGTGGTGAACTCGTTGCCGCAGGTGCAGGTCACGGAGGTGACCACGTACGTGGGGTGAACGTTGGGCTTCAAGGGGTTCTCCTAGGTTCGGGAGGGCACCGGGTCGGCGTCTGATCAGCCGCACGTGAACCGGGACCGACGGACCAGTCTGCCAGGACTGCCCGCTTCTTCCCAAACCGGGAACCTCCGGGGGATATTCCGGACACCCTGGGCCGGATCTCAGCGCCCTACGGCGGCGGCCGCCGAGCCGCTCGCGGAGCCGCCGGGCAGGCCGCTCGGGGAGCCGCTCGGGACACCGGCGGGAGCAGTGGCGGGAGCAGTGGCGGGAGAGCCTCCTGAGGGCCGTGTGGCGGCCCCGGAGGGCGAGGTGGCGGGATTGCCCGGCTGCACCGCCAGCACGGCCTGCGGGACGGCCTGGTCGGTCTTCAGGGCCGCCCACAGCTGGCCGGCCTGCGGCTGCTGGGAGACCACCCGGTTGGGGTCGGAGGGGGCCGTCACGACCGGCAGGGTGACCATGGCGAGCTGCGCGGGGCCGATGCCCCTGAGCGACTGCGCGAGACCGACCAGGGAGTTCACCGAGGCGAGGTCCGAGTCGGTCGTGATGCTGCTGGTCAGGGTGTCCCCGACGGACCAGAGCTTCACCGGGTTGGAGAACAGTCCGATGCCGGCGACCTGCTGCAGCACGGACTTCATCATCTGCTTCTGGAGTTCTATCCGGCCCAGGTCGCTGCCGTTGCCCACGCCGTGCCTGGTACGCACGAAGGCGAGGGCCTGGGTGCCGTCGAGGTGGTGGGTGCCGGCCGCGAGGTCGAGGCCGCTGTCCTTGTCGTGGATGGCCACCGTGGTCGTCACGGTGACCCCGCCTATGGAGTCGATGACGTGCGCGAAGCCGGAGAAGTCGATCTCGACGTAGTGGTTCATCCGCAGACCGGTGAGCTGCTCGGCGGTCTTCACGGCGCAGGCGGCGCCACCGGTCTCGTAGGCGCTGTTGAACATCGCCCGCTGGACGGCGGCCACGGTCCTGCCGGTCTTGTCCGTGCAGGCGGGACGGGCGACCAGGGTGTCGCGCGGGATGGACACCACCTGGGCGCCGGAGTGGTCCTGGTTGACGTGCACCACCATGGCGGTGTCCGAGCGGGCGGTGTCGGCGGTGTCGCCGCCGGCCAGGGCGCCGTTGCCGCCCGCCCGCGAGTCCGAGCCGAGCACCAGCAGGTTGAACGAGCCGTCGGTGGCGGCCGGCGGCCGGGCGGTGCCCAGGCTGGCGTCGATGTCGACGCTCTTGATGTTGCCGTTGAACTTCCAGTACGCGTAGCCGGCCACCCCCGCGCCGATCACCGCGACGGCGACCATGGCGCAGACGGCGATCCGCAGGGCGCGGCGACGGGGGCTGCGGCCCTTCTCGTGATCGGCCATCCGGTTCCGTCCTCGAGACTAGGCGATTTTTCCCTTATCTCCCTCTTATGGCCGATATGGCCACCCGTTCGAGCATAGGCGAAGCGGGCCGAACCGGCGGCCGGTGCACCGGACCCGGGAACGCCCGAGCCCCGGACCGCGTGCGCGGCCCGGGGCTCGGGTTGGTGCTGCCGGTGGTCCCGACCGGGTGTCAGTCGCCGGACCCGGGGGTCGTCTTGGCGATCTGCATCAGGAACTCGGCGTTGCTCTTGGTCTGCTTCATCTTGTCCAGCAGCAGCTCGATCGCCTGCTGCGAGTCGAGCGCGTGCAGCACCCGGCGGAGCTTCCAGGTGACGGCCAGCTCCTCCTTGCCCAGCAGGATCTCCTCCTTGCGGGTGCTGGAGGCGTCGACGTCGACGGCCGGGAAGATGCGCTTGTCGGAGAGCTTGCGGTCGAGCTTGAGCTCCATGTTGCCGGTGCCCTTGAACTCCTCGAAGACGACCTCGTCGGCCCGGGAGCCGGTCTCCACCAGCGCGGTGGCGAGGATGGTCAGCGAGCCGCCGTTCTCGATGTTGCGCGCGGCGCCGAAGAACTTCTTCGGCGGGTAGAGCGCGGTCGAGTCGACACCACCGGACAGGATGCGGCCGGAGGCCGGCGCCGCCAGGTTGTAGGCACGGCCCAGGCGGGTGATCGAGTCCAGCAGGATCACCACGTCGTGGCCCAGCTCCACCAGGCGCTTGGCGCGCTCGATGGCCAGCTCGGCGACCACGGTGTGGTCCTCGGCCGGGCGGTCGAAGGTCGAGGAGATGACCTCGCCCTTCACCGACCGCTGCATGTCGGTGACCTCTTCCGGACGCTCGTCGACCAGGACGACCATCAGGTGGCACTCGGGGTTGTTGTGGGTGATCGCGTTGGCGATCGCCTGCATGATCATCGTCTTGCCGGTCTTCGGCGGGGCGACGATCAGACCGCGCTGGCCCTTGCCGATCGGCGACACCAGGTCGATGATGCGGGTGGTCAGCACGCCCGGGTCGGTCTCCAGGCGCAGGCGCTCCTGCGGGTACAGCGGGGTCAGCTTGCCGAACTCGGGACGGCCGCGGCCGCTCTCCGGGTCCATGCCGTTGACGGAGTCCAGCCGCACCATGGCGTTGAACTTCTCGCGGCGCTCGCCGTCCTTGGGCTGGCGCACGGCGCCGGTGATCGCGTCACCCTTGCGCAGGCCGTTCTTGCGGACCTGGGCCAGCGAGACGTAGACGTCGTTGCTGCCCGGCAGGTAGCCGGAGGTCCGCACGAAGGCGTAGTTGTCGAGGATGTCCAGGATGC
The sequence above is a segment of the Kitasatospora sp. NBC_00240 genome. Coding sequences within it:
- the prfA gene encoding peptide chain release factor 1 codes for the protein MFEAVEELLVEHAALEERLADPSVHADQANARKLAKRYAELTPITATYRAWRQAGEDIEAAREFAAEDPDFIAEIKSAEARQAELTEDLRLLLVPRDPSDEKDVILEIKAGEGGEESALFAGDLLRMYLRFAERTGWKTEIIDSNESDLGGYKDVSVAVKTKGTIEPGQGVWARLKYEGGVHRVQRVPATESQGRIHTSAAGVLVTPEAEEVEVEVHANDLRIDVYRSSGPGGQSVNTTDSAVRITHLPTGIVASCQNEKSQLQNKESAMRILRSRLLAAAQEAAEQEASDARRSQVRTVDRSERIRTYNYPENRISDHRTGFKSYNLDQVLDGELSPVIQSCVDADAAAKLASAQQN
- the rpmE gene encoding 50S ribosomal protein L31, whose translation is MKPNVHPTYVVTSVTCTCGNEFTTRSTETSGVIRAEVCSQCHPFYTGKQKIMDTGGRVARFEARFGKGHSGKTA
- a CDS encoding LCP family protein, with the translated sequence MADHEKGRSPRRRALRIAVCAMVAVAVIGAGVAGYAYWKFNGNIKSVDIDASLGTARPPAATDGSFNLLVLGSDSRAGGNGALAGGDTADTARSDTAMVVHVNQDHSGAQVVSIPRDTLVARPACTDKTGRTVAAVQRAMFNSAYETGGAACAVKTAEQLTGLRMNHYVEIDFSGFAHVIDSIGGVTVTTTVAIHDKDSGLDLAAGTHHLDGTQALAFVRTRHGVGNGSDLGRIELQKQMMKSVLQQVAGIGLFSNPVKLWSVGDTLTSSITTDSDLASVNSLVGLAQSLRGIGPAQLAMVTLPVVTAPSDPNRVVSQQPQAGQLWAALKTDQAVPQAVLAVQPGNPATSPSGAATRPSGGSPATAPATAPAGVPSGSPSGLPGGSASGSAAAAVGR
- the rho gene encoding transcription termination factor Rho translates to MSDTTDLMGARPDAEAPDAAAAPAAPARRRRTAAAGLDGLVLAELQKLASTLGISGTGRLRKSQLIEAIKEKSGGDPLLAGSAPAAPAAKRAAKAAAPAEAPAAEPAEKPARRTRAAAAPAEAPAAEPQTQIDIPVQAAAETTAPARAERTRRRATSAAGAPTAEEAAAASVATEAKQAEAKQAETRQADVKQGETRAFDGRQDDGRSESRRDRRDRRDRREGGERQDTAESQAGQDGDGRESRRDRRNRRDRAERQGGQAQPQSGQQSGAQGDSQQGRQTQQGGGQPQVQQGGYDDDEFGDGRRGRRGRYRDRRGRGTRRDGFDVGQPDVQVNDDDVLIPVAGILDILDNYAFVRTSGYLPGSNDVYVSLAQVRKNGLRKGDAITGAVRQPKDGERREKFNAMVRLDSVNGMDPESGRGRPEFGKLTPLYPQERLRLETDPGVLTTRIIDLVSPIGKGQRGLIVAPPKTGKTMIMQAIANAITHNNPECHLMVVLVDERPEEVTDMQRSVKGEVISSTFDRPAEDHTVVAELAIERAKRLVELGHDVVILLDSITRLGRAYNLAAPASGRILSGGVDSTALYPPKKFFGAARNIENGGSLTILATALVETGSRADEVVFEEFKGTGNMELKLDRKLSDKRIFPAVDVDASSTRKEEILLGKEELAVTWKLRRVLHALDSQQAIELLLDKMKQTKSNAEFLMQIAKTTPGSGD